In Brassica rapa cultivar Chiifu-401-42 chromosome A06, CAAS_Brap_v3.01, whole genome shotgun sequence, a single window of DNA contains:
- the LOC117125794 gene encoding histone-lysine N-methyltransferase, H3 lysine-9 specific SUVH7-like: protein MDESTPIEATPFSYLIPSFADDDNHHMENIPSPTSQVVTPLQTVDDETSYTTPPPIPQASPLQPANEENYNTPTPYQPLLLATPLSFISPSDESNTAAVDPNMGPIKRGRGRPKGSKNSKPSKKKMETSHPNNEVVVSGHNDETHNTSFSPHPPLMATDLQAIVPYDDSKHDSLADDDAAPSSDPLKRGRGRPKGSKSAKTPVKKLKPHNPDDKIFCPSFDSMITEEEKENGNEDLVDSVRMRFNAVCRRLGHISCEKAVVTTAFSRFTNLGVRTNKKKRIGPVPGVQPGDIFYFWGEMCLVGLHTQMPAGIDYLLAKDGEAEGLTTSVVTSVGHYNDKTDELHTLVYTGQGGTCKDGKPRNQDLTRGNLALVTSQKRGNEVRVIRGVEDPGDKKGKVYIYDGLYVVTHYWIEKGTTGFDEFKFNLVRKQDQPSGFATWKLAEELMKCGSSNRSRKGFVFEDIALGLEALPVPIVNEIDENDKEWPLDFDYRASSESLSMMIVPNHQSTGCNNTCQGGQSCGDPTCLCIQRNGGELPYDNRILLYRKPMIYECGESCSCPADCKNRLSQSGLKLRLEVFKTESCGWGLRSWEPIRAGTFICELVGTAKRRDEIEEDDEYVFDTSRVYKRFRWNYEPELVGEDCWDEVSEVYKLRSEILVSARAFGNVSRFMNHSCLANVMWQPVEFEKDGQPLVRIAFFAKRHIPPLTELRYDYGMSYDTGEVDEGGSRVFTGKRACLCGSENCRGSFE, encoded by the coding sequence ATGGATGAGTCTACTCCAATCGAAGCTACACCATTCAGCTATCTAATTCCGAGCTTTGCTGACGATGATAACCATCACATGGAGAACATCCCATCACCAACTTCTCAAGTGGTTACACCACTTCAAACTGTTGATGACGAGACCTCTTACACAACACCACCTCCCATTCCTCAAGCCTCACCGCTTCAGCCTGCTAATGAGGAAAACTACAACACACCAACACCCTATCAACCTCTATTACTGGCCACACCACTCAGCTTCATTTCACCATCTGATGAATCCAACACTGCTGCTGTCGATCCCAACATGGGTCCTATCAAAAGAGGACGAGGCCGACCAAAAGGTTCAAAGAATTCAAAGCCGTccaagaagaagatggaaacCTCTCATCCCAACAATGAAGTGGTTGTATCTGGTCACAATGATGAAACTCACAACACATCATTCTCCCCTCATCCTCCTCTAATGGCCACAGATCTTCAAGCTATTGTACCATACGATGACTCCAAACACGACTCTTTGGCTGATGATGATGCTGCTCCGAGTAGCGATCCTCTTAAAAGAGGACGGGGCCGACCAAAGGGTTCGAAGAGCGCCAAGACGCCTGTGAAGAAGCTGAAACCCCATAATCCCGACGACAAAATATTTTGTCCCAGTTTTGACTCGATGATAAccgaagaggagaaagaaaatGGGAATGAAGATCTGGTGGACTCCGTTCGGATGCGTTTCAACGCCGTTTGTCGTCGCTTAGGCCACATAAGCTGCGAGAAAGCTGTGGTCACAACTGCCTTCAGTAGGTTTACCAATCTGGGTGTCAGAActaacaagaagaagagaatcgGTCCGGTTCCGGGGGTACAACCAGGAGATATATTCTACTTCTGGGGAGAGATGTGTTTGGTTGGACTTCACACTCAGATGCCTGCTGGTATCGACTATCTACTAGCGAAAGATGGTGAAGCAGAAGGATTAACAACAAGTGTCGTTACATCAGTAGGACACTACAACGACAAAACGGACGAGCTTCATACTTTGGTATACACCGGGCAAGGAGGAACGTGTAAGGATGGTAAACCTAGAAATCAAGACCTTACAAGAGGAAACCTAGCGTTGGTCACAAGTCAGAAAAGAGGAAATGAAGTTAGAGTGATTAGAGGTGTAGAGGATCCGGGCGATAAAAAAGGGAAAGTATATATCTACGATGGTCTCTATGTGGTAACCCATTATTGGATAGAGAAAGGGACCACCGGCTTTGATGAATTCAAGTTTAATCTCGTGAGAAAACAAGACCAGCCTTCTGGTTTCGCCACGTGGAAGTTAGCTGAAGAATTGATGAAGTGTGGTTCGAGTAATCGGTCGAGGAAGGGTTTTGTGTTTGAAGATATTGCTCTTGGATTGGAGGCGTTGCCAGTTCCGATCGTGAACGAGATCGATGAGAACGACAAGGAGTGGCCTCTAGACTTCGACTACAGAGCCTCTTCGGAAAGTTTGAGTATGATGATCGTTCCGAACCATCAATCTACTGGATGCAACAACACTTGTCAAGGTGGTCAGTCATGTGGAGATCCGACGTGTCTTTGTATTCAAAGAAATGGCGGCGAGTTACCGTATGATAACCGCATTTTACTATATCGTAAACCGATGATTTACGAATGTGGCGAATCCTGTTCTTGCCCCGCGGACTGCAAGAACAGGCTATCTCAAAGCGGTTTGAAACTCCGGTTGGAAGTGTTCAAGACGGAGAGCTGCGGTTGGGGGTTACGTTCGTGGGAGCCCATACGAGCCGGGACTTTTATCTGCGAGTTGGTTGGCACAGCTAAGAGAAGAGATGAgattgaagaagacgacgagTACGTCTTCGACACCTCTCGAGTTTACAAAAGGTTTAGGTGGAACTACGAACCGGAACTTGTGGGTGAAGACTGTTGGGACGAAGTCTCTGAAGTTTATAAACTTCGGTCGGAAATATTGGTCAGTGCCAGAGCTTTTGGTAACGTTAGTCGGTTCATGAACCATAGCTGCTTGGCTAACGTTATGTGGCAGCCTGTTGAGTTTGAAAAGGATGGCCAACCTTTGGTTCGTATTGCCTTTTTTGCAAAGAGACATATACCTCCGTTGACAGAGTTGAGATACGATTATGGAATGTCTTATGATACTGGAGAGGTTGATGAAGGTGGAAGCAGGGTTTTTACAGGTAAAAGGGCTTGCTTGTGTGGTTCGGAAAATTGTCGTGGTTCTTTTGAGTGA